In the Flavobacterium pallidum genome, one interval contains:
- a CDS encoding glycosyltransferase: MKVVHICTNYKGGAGKAAFRMHNALLAANIDSVFMSFGEKPLTDINGNHTILLNPHHTLWTRLVSKIRKKSGWYHPFEKQLRSLRHELEYTMVSLPVKGISLNHIKEIKEADIIHLHAVQNLIDYGRFFKNLKKPLAWTLHDINPIAGMFHLRTDEAHNRLKAGILDEEVRRYKSGILRDLQNAAIVAPSQWLCDEVEKRNVFGSISLYEIPNAVPEIYFRRQDRTRLKQQYKLNQSHTHILYVVSDFADKNKGLDLLINALQSIDTSDICLLLVGSGDRAVFETFRFFDFGYINDDEEMANIYNLADIFVLPSRDENLPNVLLESLACGTPVVSFPVGGMQQYIKNGINGETAEEISGSALAKALTKAVQNIHLFQREAIKRQAHVNFNTEKHAESYINVYKKLQENHHRNP, from the coding sequence ATGAAAGTAGTACACATATGCACCAACTATAAAGGCGGGGCAGGGAAGGCTGCATTCAGGATGCACAATGCGCTTTTGGCTGCAAACATTGATTCGGTTTTTATGTCTTTTGGTGAAAAACCACTTACGGACATTAACGGGAACCATACCATATTGCTCAACCCACACCATACATTATGGACCCGTTTAGTGTCGAAAATCAGGAAGAAATCCGGATGGTATCATCCTTTTGAAAAACAATTGCGCAGCCTGAGGCATGAGTTGGAATATACAATGGTGTCATTACCCGTAAAAGGAATTTCCCTAAATCATATTAAGGAAATAAAGGAAGCCGATATCATTCATCTTCACGCAGTCCAGAACCTGATCGATTACGGACGGTTTTTCAAAAACCTGAAAAAACCGTTGGCCTGGACCTTACATGACATTAATCCCATTGCCGGGATGTTTCATCTTCGCACGGATGAAGCCCATAATCGTTTAAAGGCCGGCATACTCGATGAAGAAGTACGCAGGTATAAATCAGGAATACTCAGGGATTTACAAAATGCAGCCATCGTCGCACCTTCCCAATGGCTTTGTGACGAGGTGGAAAAAAGGAACGTTTTTGGAAGTATTTCCCTGTATGAGATACCAAATGCTGTTCCGGAAATTTATTTCAGGCGCCAGGACCGGACCCGTTTAAAGCAACAATATAAATTAAATCAATCCCACACCCACATCTTATATGTAGTTTCAGATTTTGCGGATAAAAACAAAGGGCTTGATCTTTTAATTAATGCCTTACAATCGATTGATACATCAGACATATGCTTACTACTGGTAGGTAGCGGAGACAGGGCTGTATTTGAAACATTCAGATTTTTTGATTTCGGATATATCAATGATGATGAAGAAATGGCAAATATTTATAATTTAGCCGATATTTTTGTTTTGCCAAGCCGCGACGAAAACCTTCCTAATGTGCTTTTAGAATCATTGGCCTGCGGAACTCCTGTGGTTTCGTTCCCTGTCGGAGGAATGCAGCAGTATATCAAAAATGGAATTAACGGAGAAACTGCTGAAGAGATTAGCGGTAGCGCTTTAGCAAAAGCATTGACAAAGGCTGTCCAGAACATCCATCTTTTCCAAAGGGAAGCCATAAAAAGGCAGGCGCATGTCAACTTCAATACTGAAAAACACGCAGAAAGCTACATTAACGTATACAAAAAGTTACAGGAAAATCATCACCGTAACCCATAA
- a CDS encoding NAD-dependent epimerase/dehydratase family protein, giving the protein MKILVTGSSGLIGSEVVSYFAALDNNMIGIDNNMRADFFGAGGDTRWNQQRLLNQFKNFRHFEIDIRDRQQVLQFIEKHKPDVIVHTAAQPSHDLAASRPFDDFDVNATGTLNLLEACRRFTPESPFIHLSTNKVYGDAPNNIRLKELELRWEYDDAAFSNGISENFTIDQSKHSLFGASKLSGDVMVQEYGRYFGMNTTCLRGGCLTGPNHSGVELHGFLSYLIKTNLEEKVYKVFGYKGKQVRDNIHSYDVASFIEQFIKKPRSGEVYNIGGGKSNSISILEAFSLISSISGKEMKYEYVEEHRSGDHICYYSDLSKIQSHYPDWKLTKNLSMVFEEITENWHKRL; this is encoded by the coding sequence ATGAAAATATTAGTTACAGGTTCCAGTGGTCTTATAGGCAGCGAAGTAGTCAGCTATTTTGCCGCGCTCGACAATAACATGATCGGCATTGACAATAATATGCGCGCCGATTTTTTCGGGGCAGGAGGTGATACAAGATGGAACCAGCAGCGATTGCTGAACCAGTTTAAAAACTTCAGGCATTTCGAAATCGATATCCGCGACAGGCAGCAGGTTTTGCAGTTTATCGAAAAACACAAACCCGATGTCATTGTACACACTGCGGCCCAGCCCAGCCATGACCTTGCCGCTTCCAGGCCCTTTGACGATTTTGATGTAAATGCTACCGGAACGCTGAACCTGCTGGAAGCCTGCCGTCGTTTTACACCGGAATCTCCTTTCATTCATTTGTCAACCAACAAGGTATATGGTGATGCGCCAAACAACATCAGACTGAAGGAACTTGAATTGCGTTGGGAATATGATGACGCGGCTTTCAGCAATGGGATCAGCGAAAATTTCACCATTGATCAAAGCAAGCATTCCCTTTTTGGCGCATCAAAACTTTCCGGCGATGTGATGGTGCAGGAATACGGAAGGTATTTCGGGATGAATACCACCTGCCTTCGCGGGGGCTGCCTAACCGGGCCAAACCATTCCGGTGTGGAGCTTCACGGTTTTCTGAGCTACCTGATAAAGACCAACCTCGAAGAAAAAGTATACAAGGTCTTCGGATATAAAGGGAAACAGGTCCGGGACAATATCCATTCTTATGATGTGGCTTCCTTTATTGAACAGTTCATAAAAAAACCGCGATCGGGTGAAGTGTATAATATAGGCGGAGGCAAATCAAATTCCATTTCGATTCTGGAAGCTTTCAGCCTGATCTCGTCAATATCCGGTAAAGAAATGAAATATGAATATGTAGAAGAACACCGCTCCGGCGACCACATCTGTTACTATTCGGATTTGTCGAAAATACAAAGCCATTACCCCGATTGGAAACTAACGAAAAACCTTTCCATGGTTTTTGAAGAGATTACCGAAAACTGGCATAAAAGGTTGTGA
- a CDS encoding glycosyltransferase family protein — protein MKRILILAEYLPSGGWGGGVIMRSLTRNPPEGIKFLWTLPSAKKINEESYNGIDILDFRAGFFRGRAFSDYLLHMESVLFAWRFRKFLQQHEVDKLWAVVPTSYPQCYRLSVLMQYVNIPIHVSVHDDPVVETAPSKKQKARHILGTILKKAASIDVISSRMKMEYEQQFDVKPFVITRTIPEDFPKNEAMQDAKINILMGGYGNAAAPWPMPLIDSVAQLNDINEANLVLFDPKLKKFESDTVKVFDHINETEFNTILKTTTLGYACDDLDAERLHFAQMSLPTKVITYIGARIPFLYHGPADSTVGDLLKQYKAGVVVSSNDPDELYSGFMELLAHYNDYQQQCDLAVEDCFSEKKILKNIHETLLK, from the coding sequence GTGAAAAGGATTTTAATTTTGGCCGAATACCTTCCTTCCGGAGGCTGGGGTGGTGGCGTGATCATGCGCAGCCTTACCAGAAACCCGCCTGAAGGGATTAAATTCCTCTGGACACTTCCGTCAGCAAAAAAAATAAATGAAGAAAGCTACAACGGAATTGATATTCTTGATTTCAGGGCCGGTTTTTTCAGAGGCCGTGCATTTTCAGATTATTTACTTCACATGGAGTCGGTATTGTTTGCATGGCGTTTCCGTAAGTTCCTTCAACAGCATGAAGTAGACAAATTGTGGGCCGTCGTCCCGACATCCTATCCACAATGCTACCGCCTGTCGGTGTTAATGCAATACGTCAATATTCCAATCCATGTTTCTGTCCATGATGATCCGGTTGTCGAAACCGCTCCGTCGAAAAAACAAAAAGCCAGGCATATTTTAGGCACGATTTTAAAAAAAGCGGCTTCCATTGATGTTATTTCCTCACGGATGAAAATGGAATATGAACAACAGTTTGATGTCAAACCATTTGTCATTACACGCACCATTCCCGAAGATTTTCCGAAAAATGAAGCAATGCAAGACGCAAAAATCAACATACTTATGGGCGGATATGGCAATGCTGCTGCGCCATGGCCCATGCCTTTGATTGATTCAGTCGCACAATTGAATGATATAAACGAGGCGAACCTGGTGCTTTTTGATCCCAAATTAAAGAAGTTTGAATCTGATACTGTAAAAGTATTCGACCATATTAACGAAACGGAATTCAATACCATCCTTAAAACCACTACACTCGGATATGCCTGTGACGACCTTGATGCGGAACGGCTGCATTTTGCCCAGATGTCATTGCCTACCAAAGTCATTACCTATATCGGCGCGCGGATCCCTTTTTTGTACCACGGCCCGGCAGACTCTACAGTAGGCGATTTGCTGAAGCAATACAAGGCAGGCGTTGTGGTGTCTTCAAATGATCCGGACGAATTGTACTCCGGATTTATGGAACTGCTGGCACATTACAACGACTATCAGCAACAATGTGATTTGGCTGTTGAGGATTGTTTTTCGGAAAAGAAAATACTCAAAAATATCCATGAAACTTTGTTGAAATGA
- a CDS encoding glycosyltransferase family protein: protein MNSIRKILIVTDSIDIEDSSGSKANVALIHNLAAAGYDIEVYHYTLREISLKDVKTHAIKEIKYSPLYFLSRIQRVLSRRFNIEMSHFLQGIFGFSFTFFNDAHSIVKALKNNKFDPDLVMTLSKGSSFRPHYALLELPGFHNKWMAYVHDPFPFHFYPRPYNWIESSYRQKENFFREVSEKARYSAFPSLLLMEWMGSYFENFLKTGILIPHQNADYEVKDIAFPHYFDETKFNLLHAGNLMKQRSPEGLLKGFVKFLENNPDVRPDSRLLLIGAADYHLEMLENYKKFEPEIYLKTSGLAFDTVFNLQKNADVNIILESKSEISPFLPAKFPHCVSANKIILSLAPYYSETRRLLGHDYPFWSEADDVEKIAGLIEKLYMAWKYDKQNLLLNRNDLKEYLSADYLRTAIEKLR from the coding sequence TTGAATTCGATCAGGAAAATATTAATTGTAACAGACTCCATTGATATTGAGGACAGTAGCGGCTCCAAGGCGAATGTGGCATTGATCCATAACCTCGCCGCTGCCGGTTACGATATTGAAGTTTACCATTACACTTTAAGGGAGATTTCGCTTAAAGATGTGAAAACACATGCGATTAAAGAAATAAAATACAGCCCGTTGTATTTCTTAAGCCGCATCCAGCGTGTGCTGAGCCGCAGGTTCAACATTGAAATGTCGCATTTCCTGCAAGGTATTTTCGGATTTTCCTTTACTTTTTTTAATGATGCCCATAGTATTGTAAAAGCACTTAAAAACAATAAATTTGACCCTGATCTGGTCATGACACTTAGCAAAGGTTCGAGTTTCAGGCCGCATTATGCACTGTTGGAATTACCCGGATTCCATAACAAATGGATGGCTTACGTGCATGATCCTTTCCCATTTCACTTTTACCCAAGGCCCTACAATTGGATTGAAAGCAGTTACAGGCAAAAAGAAAATTTCTTCAGGGAAGTTTCTGAAAAAGCCAGGTATAGCGCTTTCCCAAGCCTGTTGCTCATGGAGTGGATGGGCAGTTATTTCGAGAATTTCCTGAAGACCGGAATCCTCATTCCCCATCAAAATGCCGATTATGAGGTTAAAGATATTGCGTTCCCGCATTATTTTGACGAAACAAAATTCAATTTATTACACGCAGGCAACTTAATGAAGCAACGGTCTCCGGAAGGATTGCTGAAGGGTTTTGTGAAGTTTCTTGAAAACAATCCGGACGTCCGACCCGATTCACGCTTATTGCTGATAGGCGCTGCCGATTATCATCTGGAAATGCTGGAAAATTATAAGAAATTTGAGCCGGAGATTTATTTAAAAACGTCAGGACTTGCTTTTGACACGGTATTTAACCTGCAAAAGAATGCAGATGTCAATATCATTTTAGAATCAAAATCCGAAATCAGCCCCTTTCTCCCGGCGAAGTTCCCGCACTGTGTTTCTGCAAACAAAATCATACTGTCCCTTGCACCATATTACAGCGAAACAAGGCGTCTATTGGGACATGATTACCCCTTCTGGTCTGAAGCCGATGATGTGGAAAAGATTGCCGGGCTCATAGAAAAGCTTTATATGGCCTGGAAGTATGACAAGCAAAACCTGTTGCTTAACAGGAATGACCTTAAGGAATATTTGTCCGCAGATTATCTGAGGACGGCAATTGAAAAACTCCGGTAA